ATAAGATACTTAACAAAGACACAAAACCCTAATAAAACAACACACAATGCTAGATCTTAGAATATaaactgatgatgatgatgagaggAACCAAATGCTTTCAGGGTCTCGGCTTGATTCGGCCCTCGTTGGCCAGCTTGAAGAGCTGAGCCTGAGCTGCTGCGGCCCTGTTGGAGCCGAGAGCCGACACAAAACTATCCCGGACTTGCTTTGTTGTGAAAGGAAACCTCTGGTTCACCATGGAGTTGAGCAATGAAGCTGTCCCTTCTCGGTAGAGTGCGCCGAGCCCGTCAGTGCGTGTGTTGGAAAGAGCTTGCTGCAAGCTCACGCTTGAGCCGAACCCTGGAACGCTTGTCACGCCGAATGCATTCCCCAAAGTTCCCCACCACCCCAGTAGACCCCATATTACTGCTGGGTGACTCCTCCAGTAACTAcatacaaacaaaacaacatcaaTGACAACaatgttatgtatatatattatatccaTATTGTGTCTTGTCAGTCACTGTTTACCGGGATATTGTAAGTGGCAAAATGGCATTGCTGTTTACGGTTTAACGAGAATTTTAAGAGAacagtaccaaaaaaaaaaaaaaaaaaattttggaggtaaaatttaattttatggaGTTTATTTCAGATGATTCAGAACCCAAAGACTTCTAATGTACTTTTCTTATCGGCTTAAGTAAAGTAATGTTACTGTATTCATTctatttgtgaaaaagaaaaagaagaaaacgaaagaaaGGTGTATAGTAACTTACTTGCATGTACCAGGTGTATTAGGATCAAAGACAAATGGAGGTGAAGGTGGGGTGGGGGTTGTTGGTGGGCTTACGGTGACTGGTGTGGGGGGGCTACCACCTGAATAAGGTGGAGGGGAGTTGTAGTAACCACCAGGAGTTGATGGTGGAGTCTCATCATGATGTGGGGGAGTTCCACAATTTCCGTCTGAAGGGGTTGACGGTGGCGGGTTGTAGTAAGGAGTTGACGGTGGCGGGTCGTAGGAAGGGGTTGACGGTGGCGGGTTGTAGTAAGGAGTTGACGGTGGCGGGTCGTAGGAAGGGGTTGACGGTGGCGGGTTGTAGGAAGGGGTTGACGGCGTCGGGTTGTAGCTTCCGCTCCCACCATGAGAAGGCGGTGTGCCTCCATAGCCTCCCGAAGGGGGTGATGGTGTTGGGCCGTAGCTTCCGCCGTCCGAAGGGGGTGATGGTGTTGGGCCGTAGCTCCCTCCACCGTGACCAGAAGGCGGTGTCCCATAGCCACCATGTGATGGAGTGTGTCCATGGTGGCCACCTGTAATGATCAACACATGCAGTGTAGATTGTGGTAAGAAACAAAATAgcaaaaatataatatgatcACTCTATAAACTGGGAGAAACCACAAGAAAAAAGAGACCTCTAGGGGGATGTGGTTCTGGAGAGTAGTAGTTTTTCTGGTCTTCAACGGCAGTTGACATGACATGGATCATCATGTTGTGAGAGAGCAATGCAGCAACAACACTACAAACGTAAAGAGAAGCTAATTTGCTTGGCACCCTCTCCATCTCTGAGAGCTTGCAAAACAAGATTGAAGGGGAGGAGGAAATATAGTAGGATGAGTGGTCTTGAGATTGCAGAGTGGGGTATATAAAGGGTGGACACAGTGAAGTAAATACAAGCAGGTGAAGGCGCATGGAGTTAGTTGATGTTTTGCAGGGAGCATTTACTCCATTTGCATTGCTACAATAATGCTTGGATTTAGTGCTCATAATCAACCTTTTCTAATACGTTCAACTATTCCCTTAGGATTTTGAAAATgatgtaataatatatattgttttgattattattaaagatGTTAGCTAGGTAGTAGCTAGGTAGGATCACTTCTTCAATTCCCTTAAGATTTTGATAGTGGGAAATAATATTAGGGAGAGGTTAGAATATAATTGGAACGTACAAAACATGTACATGTGAAAAATTAGGAAAGGGAAGTGATGATGATATTATAAGCTACTCTTGTCTCTTGGAGAGAAGATTTGAGCgtgtataatttattaatttattaatttattagctGCTGCATGCTGTAAGGATCGGACCAGCCGCGTTCATGCTTTAGCCTTCACAAAATAATTCACTTTTcagataataaataataataataataacaattttaacATAAATGCTAAATGTATAAAAGTGCTTGACAGATGAAGTATAAGCTAATCTGAATGAGAAAGACTAAAAATTAGCTTTTTATTAGAAATAATCAAACTTGGAAACAAATAGGTGAGGCtacattttgaataaaaatagccagtatggttttaaaaaaaaaaaaaaaaaaaaaaaaaagaagaagattttaTATGTCTTTTCTAATTTAATGAGCGATTTCATACCTTATATCGAACTTTCAAATCAACAAGTTGGTGAAGAAATTTAAATTTGTGAGTTCCCACAACTGATGAAAACCTCAATAAAACGAACAATATGGAAAATTGGCAACTACATAATATATGCAGGACTTCCATCATTGGCAATATGGAAATATATCTGGAAGATCAACATAGTCACGGGAAGTAAAGCAATATCtcttcataataataataataataataataatattattattcgGAGAAACTTTACTTATAAACCTCCTTgagctttttattatttttgcaatctctctttcaaaattactctcaatttagtatattgaattttaaaaaatttataatcgCACCTTAAATCCTAACATATGGgtgaaaatttttcaaaatatccctgtgtatttaaaaaaaaaaaaaaaattgtaacttaaagatgattttataatttcataaaGTTTATAGGGTATAATAGTCATTTTATCATTTGACCATCTAATTTAACCTCAAAACCTAACCGAATATGGatgaaattacaaattttttagaGTTTGATACACTATATTagaaatttttgaactttttgataAAAAGTTGAGAAAATTTAGTGAAGTTCCCTTATTTTTATCATCATATTTTGGGTGCTTCCACTTCCTTAATGCAATGCATGAGCTATTTATGTAAGCTACATGTTAAGCTGACAGCGCAAGCCCCTTGTCATGACATATGGTAGCAGCAGCCAAGTAAACAGCTAGCAAAGACCTTTCCTTCTCTCACAAGCTCTGTGCTTATCAGATTCTTTTTTGCACACCACAGAAATTTGAAGCTTCTTAAAATCTGAATAAAATAGGCAAGAAATATCTGAGAGCCAGTGGAGCCTCTTCCCTTTCCTTTAGGCATGGGCCAAAAGTCACTTCTCATTATTACTCATCTTCCCCTCAAGACTTTTTTCccattttgatatatatatatatagttgcatGGGCCAGACCATCCATGCATGGAAACCTCATCCATACCATGTAACATGTTGTTCCTGCTGGAGCTCCCGACAGTTGTCCCTAGATTCTACCGTGATTTCCTGGACACTTGTCAACTTTGTTTACCCTCAAAAGctttaaaagttaataaaattttgagGAGAGAGTTGGGGACCCAAGACATTGAAAGAAGAAGTGGGAACTTAATTAGAGTGACAGAGAAGTAGGTGAAGAAACACAAAGATGTTAGGACAGAAGTAAAGAAAGACAGCACATGTGTGTCATTTTTTGGGTCTGTAAATTAATCACTCTCAAGGCTATAACCTCTCTCTTTGACCATTTCTTTTTGGCATGTTCTATTTTAACTCAAATTTATTGGGTTTGTAAGAGACAGCTTGGGCTGCATACACTTCTTTCTGAGCTGTCGATTAGGGAAGGTTACAGTAAATTTATGGCGAAGAAGGGGAAGGCTATCTAACAGGAAAGCTCTCATTAATATTGTTTgctgagagttttttttttttctttttttgaatgacACATTTATGGTCACATGTTTGGAAACAGATGCTAGGTTATTTGGTTAGCTAGGAACTTAAGACCTACggttattttcatatttgttaGTTAGGAACTTTTAGTtactatttgtttttgtgtaaaatatttttttgaaaatgttttttattttttttttttatttgagtattTAGTATAGTGTAAAATATTGATTAACTTGAAAATATTTATAGTTGACCAAAGAAAATAACcttacttatcaaaattttttgaaacttatcaaaaataaataaataaataaccttcACGAGACATCTGCGTAAATCAATTTTCGCGGTTCTCTCAAACCCTCGGCCAAGTAATTATGAAAGGGCCCTTATGGGCCGGGCCTACCTGCGCGCCTAAGCATATCTTGGACTGTCCGAACACCTACCTGTGTAAGTGGGCTCTACAAAGGTTCTCTCACATTTGTCTGCCCAAATTACAAGTAATATGAGCAGTAAATTACACTGAATCTCAATTTCACTACCGAGGTTGTTCTATTATCACACACTTTCTTCCTTTGCATCTCATCTTTGTCGTATCTTTCTCTTACTTGTAGCCCCCTCACATTatataaaagagtaatgttagaaaccacatttttatttcataatacTGACGTGGTAGTCTCAActaacccttaatttttttttagttgttatatattaatatttttatgatgtaaataaaagttaatattataaattattatgattGAATAATACCGAGAGGATTATTGTGTCATTAGGTCAAATCCAATAGGAGTAATAATCATCTTGTGAAAGAACCTaggggaaaataaaaactaattcaAATAGGCCTAAGACACTTTTTATTTCATCCTAGGATACTATTAATTATAATcaattccactaaataattgtaattgaactctagtattttattttgattaataaaaactctcaatgaatttttatatttgcATTTGACCCTCCATGAAATAATCATTAGTCGAATTAAAGTCATTAAAAACTATCACTTTAATTTACTACCTCTTAATCCTTGAATACCCAATTTAATCTCTTAATTATTCCTATAGTTATGAAATCTCATTTCATTTTAGTACTATGTGATTTTAGTAACTATTACGAAAATGATTCACCCGAGATTTTGAATCATCAATTgtcattaaatttatctcaaaagaatATATCATGTTCTTTTGTTTAAATCAAAGGATTATAGACTCCTTATTGATGAGTAGTGTTCCTACAATGCTACAAGTAATCACCCAATACACCGAGGTTTTGATCAAGAAATATCTTCACTCCTAAATGTATCAAAGTAACATTCACTTCACATTTGAGTTCAAATTTATCTCATGATTGAGATTCAGTGCTACAAGTAGTCGTGGGTCACTTTATTCATTTTAACATTAGTTATAAAGAATAACAACTCATGTAGTTCGTTCAATGTATTATATCCACACCAACATATTAATTAGAAATCTTCAGTTCAAATCATCAAGATAGATCATCATGATTGATATATTATAGTTTACCAAACATAATGCCCATGCCAATTCCGTTACTGACTACAAACTACAATGTATAAGTTACAAGATCTATGGTTTAAGATATTTGTGTGATAATATCATTAACACACCTTAAATCATATTCAACATAACTTATGGACTTACATGTattaacaaaatattaaatgcCTAGATGTAAATAGTTATATGCTCAATGTTCTTGAAATGATTCATCAAGTAAAcaactttatttaattaactagaATGTCATGcaacaaaaattgacttttagGGCATAAACCCAATGCATTCTTcctatttcatatttttagGGACCTTCCTCCAATCAAGATAATTAATTAGGATATTGTTCTTATCCCTTACAAGGATGTCCCAAAACTTGTATTTGtctcccccccacccccaagtTGGTTCATGTTGTTCAATTTTAGATCAACTCTTACTCCAGGTGGGAGGTTCCAAATATCATGCAACCGGTTTAATCCACGCTTTTCTCTTGTTCCGTTGGaatttatagaaaataaaattgatgtagTCAAAACATATATAGACAATAATATGTTGCATGCACTTATCAACAATGGTGACCTCCATAACAAACTCTCATTTATAATATGCTACTCATATCAACAACAGTGACCTCCATAAGAAAAGTGAGACTCTTATTTAACCCCCTCCCCCTTGTCTCAGCAGTGAGGGTGGCTACAGCAACCCTAGCTCGCGAATGGGGAATGGTTGTGATGTCCCCTTGGCAAAGGGGAATGACTATGATGGCCTTTTTGTGAAGGGGAGTGACTATGGTAACCCTTCAGCATAAGGGTTAGGCTATGAATAGTCCATAGTAGTACTACTTTTTTGCGCTAGGGTAATTTGTACCTATACAACTCAAACAATGTGTCAAaagtataacaaaaatatgcaataaacatataaaataaccaccaaaaaaaaaaaaaagtactaattaGTTACATCAACCAATCATATGTTAggaataatttcatttttcaatccTTCTAGGGTATCAATTGTTAttcattttgtgtcattttgaGCCCACACAACACTATCAATGGCACCATCAAGTTCCCCCATGATATTGAGGTTGAACGGCTCATTGTCACAATAGTCAGCCACATCATTGTCATTCACTTCCCTATGACTAACGTCAACACGTTTCTAATTTTTAACTTGAAACGACATTCCAGTTTCGATTTCTTTCATCGGCAACATAATATACTTGGGATATTTGGGAGAAAATTATGAATAGATCATCGGTATTCTGCTCACTGGAGTATATTAGCTTCCAAAAATTCACAAAGTTGAATCCAAATTAATCCCATTGTAAACCATGCTTAGAGAATTGATTGTCCTGTCACACTTGAATAACACATATTTAAATTCATCGTAATAATACAACTCAAAGATGGATGTTAGTTTGTAGTAGTAGATAAGGCCATCTACAGTGCTAAACATCATGCCATATATTCACAACATATCGCTTAAATTTTTGAGCAACACATATTGGCTCTTTTGCATGCACCTAAAGTTTACGCAGTTCATTCCTACTTGAATCATCCATGTTCCCAATCTGATATTCGTACAATGTTCGTCAAAGTAAGTATAACGAGCGAAATgcttaaaataacacaaatgcATGTTATTTTATTGTACGTAATAGTACACTTATGTAGTGTCGAAACCACTCATAAAATTGATCTTTGTGCTTATTATGTTATTCGTCTTCCGATAATCAATCCCCACGTATGGTTTGTTAGCCTTAGTCATCCTTGTACATCCTAAATATATATGCGACACCACaaatcactacaagaaattaggtctttaggggcgactttaagtcgcccctaaagaccctaaagtggacgctgttggcaacagcgtccacttttcgaccctaaaagtgtcgaccctaatagtccgaccctaatgatcaaatgtctgattatcagggtccacttaaaagtcgaccctaatgatcacttttagcgtccactttatcgcccctaaaagtcgcaatgtttggaccctaaagatgatgtaaacggaagcgaaagtcgaccttaatagtcaagcaatagcgtccacttttagttaaccattagggtcgactttatggaccctaatggcccttttaaaaaaataataataataactattagcgtccaaataaaagtggacgctgatagttaaaccattagcgtccacttttgtggacgctaatggtccaaaaatattaaaaaaaaattgactatcagcgtccactttgaagtGGACGCTGATTANNNNNNNNNNNNNNNNNNNNNNNNNNNNNNNNNNNNNNNNNNNNNNNNNNNNNNNNNNNNNNNNNNNNNNNNNNNNNNNNNNNNNNNNNNNNNNNNNNNNaatagcgtccactcttagtggacgctattggtgatcaaatttattttttttaatttttttttaattcttctacgcactctttagggtcgacttttgtcgaccctaatgcctaactattagggtcgactctcaaagtcgaccctaataataggtCAATAGCGTACATTcgtagtg
This window of the Corylus avellana chromosome ca5, CavTom2PMs-1.0 genome carries:
- the LOC132181012 gene encoding protodermal factor 1, whose protein sequence is MERVPSKLASLYVCSVVAALLSHNMMIHVMSTAVEDQKNYYSPEPHPPRGGHHGHTPSHGGYGTPPSGHGGGSYGPTPSPPSDGGSYGPTPSPPSGGYGGTPPSHGGSGSYNPTPSTPSYNPPPSTPSYDPPPSTPYYNPPPSTPSYDPPPSTPYYNPPPSTPSDGNCGTPPHHDETPPSTPGGYYNSPPPYSGGSPPTPVTVSPPTTPTPPSPPFVFDPNTPGTCNYWRSHPAVIWGLLGWWGTLGNAFGVTSVPGFGSSVSLQQALSNTRTDGLGALYREGTASLLNSMVNQRFPFTTKQVRDSFVSALGSNRAAAAQAQLFKLANEGRIKPRP